From the genome of Leptospira andrefontaineae, one region includes:
- a CDS encoding pectin acetylesterase-family hydrolase: protein MQAKNLSLLFLILMLFFIGCKKDEPDNTKALTGAVLAEVLYNPYERITPPTEDTIIIPNTNASYQSPGRSYSPKCFGNEGNTKFYFFRKSVSANNKKLLINFMGGGACWDNANCFGKNTTTFFNFLNAVPDLFIKVAFKGILDAENSSNPLKNYDVLFIPYCTGDLHIGSRDVPDYDDPYVSSDPVVYSHRGHDNVLSVLKYIQSNYTQVTDVVVAGQSAGGYGAVLNYPHIRAVFSDSTKFPSFNKMSLVADASNGAVIDGFFSGIVNTQWGSGPNIPDWVVGSNYLTTGTPSIQDYIGKIADAYQDDVIGQYTAAFDSTQRWFFNVMGIIDSESPSYSDSSSYFGPGDARDVPDLPDNGSNTPSNCNWAINANNAMNNTVGSKYYFYRAPGDIHTITMSDTMYELVSNGVNFNTWLKSIVSNVGTPTDVDCSLGSGSHPCTDKNFGANSLNNTLGRATSQDSFDANKDLYETCFGP from the coding sequence ATGCAGGCTAAAAACCTATCTCTCTTATTTTTGATTCTGATGCTATTTTTTATCGGATGTAAAAAAGATGAACCGGACAATACAAAAGCTCTCACAGGAGCAGTTTTAGCAGAAGTTCTTTATAATCCTTACGAAAGGATCACCCCTCCCACAGAGGATACTATCATAATCCCGAATACTAATGCCAGCTACCAAAGCCCGGGGAGATCGTATTCCCCAAAATGTTTCGGAAATGAAGGAAACACTAAGTTCTATTTCTTCCGAAAATCTGTTTCTGCGAATAATAAAAAATTGCTCATCAACTTTATGGGAGGAGGAGCTTGTTGGGATAATGCGAACTGTTTCGGAAAGAATACCACTACATTTTTCAATTTCTTAAACGCCGTGCCTGACCTATTTATCAAGGTCGCTTTCAAGGGGATCTTGGATGCGGAAAATTCCTCTAATCCATTAAAAAATTATGATGTTCTTTTTATTCCGTATTGCACAGGAGATCTTCATATAGGCTCCAGAGATGTACCCGATTATGACGATCCTTATGTTTCATCCGATCCTGTTGTTTATAGTCATAGAGGACATGATAATGTTCTTTCAGTCTTAAAATATATCCAATCGAATTATACTCAAGTCACAGACGTAGTGGTCGCAGGACAAAGCGCCGGGGGTTACGGAGCAGTATTAAATTATCCTCATATTCGTGCAGTATTCTCCGATAGCACAAAATTCCCAAGCTTCAACAAGATGAGTTTAGTAGCGGATGCTTCTAACGGAGCCGTAATTGATGGATTTTTTTCCGGCATAGTAAATACCCAATGGGGAAGCGGACCGAATATCCCGGACTGGGTAGTAGGTTCCAACTATTTGACAACCGGAACTCCTTCTATCCAAGATTATATCGGTAAGATCGCAGATGCGTATCAGGATGATGTCATAGGACAATATACTGCGGCATTCGATTCCACTCAAAGATGGTTCTTCAATGTAATGGGCATCATTGACTCAGAATCTCCTTCTTATTCGGATTCCAGTTCTTATTTCGGACCTGGAGATGCTCGGGATGTGCCGGACCTTCCAGATAACGGTTCGAATACCCCTTCCAATTGTAACTGGGCAATCAACGCAAATAATGCGATGAATAATACTGTAGGTTCTAAATATTATTTCTACAGAGCTCCTGGAGATATTCATACAATCACTATGAGTGATACAATGTATGAGCTTGTAAGCAATGGTGTAAATTTTAACACATGGCTGAAATCTATAGTTTCGAATGTAGGAACTCCTACGGATGTAGATTGTTCTCTAGGTTCAGGCTCGCATCCATGCACTGATAAAAATTTTGGGGCTAATTCTTTAAACAATACGCTAGGCAGAGCGACCTCTCAGGACTCATTTGACGCAAATAAAGATCTTTATGAGACCTGCTTCGGTCCTTGA
- the lon gene encoding endopeptidase La gives MDLFDDIGEVEGSIIPVDSILPPELFLVPIKTRPVFPGIITPLIVPGGKFAKAVDEALKGNSFIGLVLLKDEENEKKTEENIYDFGVVAKILKKVNLPDGAVNILINTVRRFKVESFTSVEPLLIAKVHYPEEEPGASKNTIKAMMRTLLIMTRELAQNNPLFTEEMKLTMLNVNEPGKMADFVCSILNIEKEDYQSVIESVNLKDRIEKVLLYLKKEIDLVSLQREIQENIQDKIDKQQRQFFLREQLKAIQAELGQKEGKYEKKYEKFLERLKGIPADPEVIEEVEREMDKFFYTDQNTADYNVIRNYLDIMESLPWEAAPSREIDLEKARKTLDRDHYKLDDVKERILEFLAVKKLKPTEKGSILLLVGPPGVGKTSIAKSIAEAMGRKFFRFSVGGMRDEAEIKGHRRTYIGAMPGKIITALRITKEKDSVILLDEIDKLGLGMQGDPAAALLEVLDPEQNKTFRDHYLDLPFDLSSVFFIATANTLDSISRILLDRMEVISLSGYITDEKVQIFNKHLWKKVLEKNGIEPYGIQIDKKSVVSLIDHYSRESGVRGLEKQSDKLARKLAFQIVKGESYPKHIQPKDVEKLLGVPKYTDDRMTKPTVPGTALGLAWTSVGGATLLIEAVFVKGKGGILLTGMIGKSMEESSSIALSYIKNLLGNEELFNEKTIHLHVPDGATPKDGPSAGITMATTILSLVLNKRIKLGFGMTGELTLTGEVLAIGGLREKIVAAKRVGVHKIIFPSDNRPQLDEIPDYVKKGMEFFPVTRFEEVAQILFEPKTIDGILKPKTEQVAIAKKTKVSPKKKAAARKKK, from the coding sequence GTGGATCTTTTTGATGATATAGGCGAAGTTGAAGGAAGTATCATACCGGTAGACTCCATTCTTCCTCCCGAATTATTCTTAGTGCCTATCAAAACCAGACCGGTATTTCCCGGGATCATCACTCCTCTGATCGTTCCAGGGGGAAAATTTGCAAAAGCTGTAGATGAGGCCTTAAAAGGAAATTCTTTCATCGGGCTTGTTCTTCTCAAGGATGAGGAGAACGAAAAAAAGACGGAAGAAAATATCTACGATTTCGGTGTAGTTGCTAAGATCTTGAAGAAGGTAAATCTTCCTGACGGTGCGGTAAATATACTGATCAACACTGTTCGCAGATTTAAGGTGGAATCTTTTACTTCCGTAGAACCTTTATTGATCGCAAAAGTACATTATCCCGAAGAAGAGCCGGGTGCTTCTAAAAATACGATCAAGGCTATGATGAGAACCCTGCTAATTATGACCAGGGAACTCGCTCAGAATAACCCTCTTTTTACGGAAGAGATGAAACTTACAATGCTGAATGTGAATGAGCCTGGTAAGATGGCTGATTTTGTATGCAGTATTTTGAATATAGAAAAAGAAGATTATCAATCCGTCATAGAATCCGTAAATCTAAAAGATAGGATCGAAAAGGTCCTGCTTTATCTGAAAAAGGAAATCGATCTAGTCAGTCTCCAAAGAGAGATCCAGGAAAATATCCAGGACAAAATTGATAAACAACAGAGACAGTTTTTCTTAAGAGAACAGTTAAAAGCCATTCAGGCGGAACTTGGTCAGAAAGAAGGTAAATACGAAAAGAAGTATGAAAAGTTCTTAGAAAGACTAAAGGGTATCCCGGCAGATCCGGAAGTGATAGAAGAAGTAGAACGTGAAATGGATAAGTTCTTCTACACGGATCAAAATACTGCAGATTATAATGTTATCCGAAATTATTTAGACATCATGGAAAGTCTTCCTTGGGAAGCTGCTCCTTCTCGTGAAATAGATCTAGAAAAAGCCAGAAAAACTTTAGATAGAGATCATTATAAACTGGATGATGTAAAAGAGAGAATCTTAGAATTTCTGGCCGTGAAGAAGTTAAAGCCGACTGAAAAAGGTTCCATTCTACTTTTGGTTGGACCTCCTGGGGTTGGAAAAACTTCTATCGCTAAATCTATCGCGGAAGCAATGGGCAGAAAGTTTTTTAGATTTTCCGTAGGTGGGATGAGAGATGAGGCAGAGATCAAAGGACACCGTAGGACTTATATTGGTGCTATGCCTGGTAAGATCATCACTGCATTAAGAATTACTAAAGAAAAAGATTCCGTAATTCTTTTAGATGAGATAGATAAACTTGGCCTCGGAATGCAAGGTGATCCTGCGGCCGCTCTTTTGGAAGTTCTAGATCCGGAACAGAATAAAACTTTTAGAGATCATTATTTAGATCTTCCTTTTGATCTTTCTTCTGTATTCTTTATCGCGACAGCAAACACTTTAGATTCTATCAGTAGAATACTCTTGGATCGTATGGAAGTGATCAGTCTTTCCGGTTATATCACGGATGAGAAGGTCCAGATCTTTAATAAACATTTATGGAAGAAGGTTCTGGAGAAAAACGGAATAGAACCATACGGGATCCAGATCGATAAAAAATCTGTTGTATCTCTGATTGATCATTATTCCAGAGAATCTGGAGTAAGAGGTCTTGAAAAACAATCCGACAAACTTGCAAGAAAACTAGCTTTTCAGATCGTAAAAGGGGAATCGTATCCGAAACACATTCAGCCTAAGGATGTGGAAAAACTTTTGGGAGTTCCTAAATATACGGATGATAGGATGACTAAACCTACCGTTCCTGGAACCGCTTTAGGGCTTGCTTGGACTTCTGTAGGAGGTGCAACATTACTTATCGAGGCAGTATTCGTAAAAGGAAAAGGCGGAATACTTCTGACAGGAATGATAGGGAAATCAATGGAGGAATCTTCCAGTATTGCTCTTAGCTATATTAAGAATTTATTAGGTAACGAAGAGTTATTCAACGAAAAAACAATCCACCTGCATGTTCCTGACGGCGCGACTCCAAAAGACGGACCAAGTGCGGGGATCACAATGGCAACCACCATTCTTTCCTTGGTGTTAAATAAAAGGATCAAGCTTGGATTCGGTATGACTGGAGAATTAACTTTGACGGGAGAAGTTTTAGCCATCGGTGGCTTGAGAGAAAAGATCGTGGCTGCAAAAAGAGTCGGGGTCCATAAGATCATTTTCCCTTCCGATAATCGACCTCAGTTAGACGAAATACCTGATTATGTGAAGAAGGGAATGGAATTCTTTCCAGTTACTAGATTCGAAGAGGTTGCTCAAATTTTATTCGAACCTAAAACGATCGATGGAATTTTAAAACCTAAAACGGAACAGGTTGCAATCGCTAAGAAGACAAAAGTCTCTCCCAAAAAGAAGGCTGCTGCTCGCAAGAAGAAGTAA
- a CDS encoding pectin acetylesterase-family hydrolase, producing MKLRLITILLLFSQIYCTKEKDNTPELLTTALIVDLVTSPFTRITPEPGTFTTQVDHEATPYTYTATFDPKCSGTEGNVNFYFFRKTVTANNKKLLINFMGGGACWDNANCFGSNTVTYFNQLNIVPDFALDLLFKGVIDQSMAANPFRDYDIIFVPYCTGDLHIGSKDKTYTSGTIKHHGYDNVISVLKFVQNTYPQLDRVFVTGQSAGGYGAILNYPIIRETITTIDSGAQVRMLSDASNAVVPTAAYPLTNPAFFPLLESSWGVETNGIGSGTGFSNSNLPIWVNGIAANYTTGGSPSINDFFKKVATEYSGDILGQYTALFDGNQRFFYHTMGQINKINNSALSYSTATTPDPYQAGRSYSIIYGDSDGSSVPDGNSSSSNDYTSCDWAKQAVSKMKDAATKSNYRYYIAPGDVHTITTYNDMYSLKSGGVNFATWLNTLANGASPPANVQCNDSSGSCVSKNLFNSTININLGKATSDESYTLDPKQDIYTTCGEAAGIGL from the coding sequence ATGAAACTACGACTGATAACGATCCTCCTATTATTCTCTCAAATATACTGTACCAAAGAAAAAGATAATACACCGGAACTTCTTACGACTGCATTGATCGTAGATCTGGTCACGAGCCCATTTACAAGGATCACCCCCGAACCTGGAACATTCACCACTCAGGTGGATCATGAAGCCACACCTTACACTTATACCGCGACTTTTGATCCGAAATGTAGTGGAACCGAAGGAAATGTGAACTTCTATTTTTTCAGAAAAACTGTAACTGCAAATAATAAAAAACTTCTGATCAACTTTATGGGAGGAGGAGCCTGTTGGGACAATGCGAACTGTTTTGGAAGTAATACTGTCACTTATTTCAATCAGTTAAATATTGTACCTGATTTTGCTTTAGATCTTTTATTCAAAGGTGTAATAGATCAATCTATGGCTGCGAATCCATTCAGAGATTATGATATAATATTTGTCCCTTATTGCACCGGAGATCTTCATATAGGAAGTAAGGACAAAACTTATACGAGTGGGACCATTAAACATCATGGCTATGATAATGTGATCTCTGTCCTGAAATTTGTACAAAATACCTATCCTCAATTAGACCGAGTTTTCGTGACCGGCCAAAGTGCAGGAGGTTATGGAGCTATATTAAATTATCCGATTATCCGAGAAACAATAACTACAATCGATTCAGGCGCCCAGGTAAGAATGTTATCTGATGCTTCTAATGCAGTAGTTCCTACAGCAGCTTATCCCTTAACTAATCCGGCATTTTTCCCATTACTCGAAAGTTCTTGGGGAGTAGAAACAAATGGGATCGGGAGTGGGACCGGTTTCTCTAATTCTAATCTTCCTATTTGGGTGAACGGGATCGCGGCAAATTATACGACCGGTGGTTCGCCTTCTATTAATGATTTCTTCAAAAAAGTAGCTACTGAATATTCTGGAGATATCCTCGGACAATACACAGCTTTGTTCGACGGGAACCAAAGATTTTTTTATCATACGATGGGACAAATCAACAAGATCAATAATTCGGCGCTGAGTTATTCGACCGCTACTACTCCTGATCCGTACCAAGCAGGAAGATCTTATTCTATCATTTACGGGGATAGTGACGGAAGTTCCGTGCCTGATGGAAACTCTTCCAGCTCCAATGATTATACTAGTTGCGATTGGGCCAAACAAGCAGTTTCTAAAATGAAGGATGCGGCTACTAAATCCAATTACAGATATTATATAGCTCCCGGAGATGTTCATACAATCACCACTTATAATGATATGTATTCCTTAAAAAGTGGAGGAGTTAATTTCGCCACATGGCTCAATACTTTAGCAAATGGCGCAAGCCCGCCTGCAAACGTTCAATGTAATGATTCTTCCGGATCTTGTGTGAGTAAAAATCTATTCAATAGCACGATCAATATAAATTTAGGCAAAGCAACATCAGACGAATCTTATACATTAGATCCAAAACAGGATATATATACCACATGCGGAGAAGCAGCCGGAATTGGTCTGTAA
- a CDS encoding O-acetyl-ADP-ribose deacetylase — translation MAMEIFVWKGDITSIQTDAVVNAANSSLSGGGGVDGAIHRVGGPKIMEECRILKIKKYPNGLPTGQCVLTSGGQLSAKYVIHAVGPVWKGGDYQEASLLETCYKNILQLSSDRGFESIAVPSISTGIYAYPKELAAPIAIRTILEHKGQFPRKLIFVCFDQETKDLYEEILNQSGISFKEGISSF, via the coding sequence ATGGCGATGGAAATTTTTGTTTGGAAAGGCGATATCACCTCCATTCAAACGGATGCAGTGGTAAATGCTGCCAATTCTTCCTTATCGGGAGGAGGCGGGGTGGACGGTGCCATTCATAGGGTGGGCGGACCAAAAATCATGGAAGAATGTAGGATATTAAAGATCAAAAAATATCCGAATGGTCTTCCTACGGGACAATGTGTTCTTACTTCAGGAGGACAACTTTCTGCCAAATATGTGATCCATGCAGTAGGTCCAGTCTGGAAAGGTGGCGATTATCAGGAGGCTTCCCTTTTAGAAACGTGTTATAAAAATATTCTGCAACTGTCCTCGGATCGTGGGTTTGAGTCGATCGCAGTCCCTAGTATCAGCACAGGAATTTATGCGTATCCGAAAGAATTGGCTGCTCCGATTGCTATCAGAACTATTTTGGAGCATAAGGGCCAATTTCCTAGAAAGTTGATCTTTGTTTGTTTCGACCAGGAAACAAAAGATCTATATGAGGAAATTTTAAATCAATCCGGAATAAGTTTTAAGGAAGGAATTTCCTCCTTCTGA